The following coding sequences are from one uncultured Desulfobacter sp. window:
- a CDS encoding response regulator codes for MACHENPPLFSILMVDDEPRNLQLLGTMLEKNNYDTEYALNGQQCFEWLDRKAFDLVLLDIMMPGLDGYQVCRQIKSNFHTRHIPVIFLTARTDIADLVKAFESGCSDFVRKPFMAPELLARIKKEVELKILKGIVPICSHCKKIRDEKGNWNQMEVYIGKHSNAEFSHGICKECAKKYYPDIFEE; via the coding sequence GAAATCTTCAGCTTTTAGGAACCATGCTTGAAAAAAACAATTATGACACGGAGTATGCCCTGAATGGGCAACAATGTTTTGAATGGCTGGACAGAAAAGCTTTTGACCTTGTTCTTCTGGATATTATGATGCCGGGCCTGGATGGTTACCAAGTGTGCAGGCAGATTAAATCAAATTTTCATACCCGGCATATCCCAGTGATCTTTCTTACGGCCAGAACAGACATTGCCGACCTTGTCAAAGCCTTTGAAAGCGGCTGTTCGGATTTTGTCAGAAAACCGTTTATGGCACCCGAACTGCTGGCCAGAATTAAAAAGGAAGTTGAGCTTAAAATTTTAAAAGGAATTGTGCCCATATGCTCTCATTGTAAGAAAATCAGAGATGAAAAGGGGAATTGGAATCAAATGGAAGTCTATATTGGCAAGCATTCCAATGCAGAATTCAGCCATGGTATCTGCAAGGAATGTGCAAAAAAATATTATCCTGATATTTTCGAGGAATAA
- the htpX gene encoding zinc metalloprotease HtpX — protein sequence MANQFKTGMLLIMMTALFLVLGYLLGGQAGMFIALIFAGVMNVSSYWFSDKIVLKMYRAQPLERSQAPGLYDTVARLARQAGLPMPKVYLIPESAPNAFATGRNPEHAVVAVTQGLMNMMNQEELEGVLAHELGHVKNRDILISTIVATLAGAIMWIASIARFSAFFGGSDDEEGGLGFIGVLVVSMVAPIAAMIVQMAVSRSREYLADATAASITGNPSGLASALSKLGGFSRSHTQVDASPATAHMFIVNPLTGRQMMNLFSTHPPIEDRVAKLMGSRPSGPNFGRGNREDHSGGTTMEDQGRSFWDNMS from the coding sequence ATGGCAAATCAATTTAAGACCGGTATGCTGCTGATCATGATGACCGCCTTGTTCCTGGTGCTTGGGTATCTTTTGGGCGGCCAGGCCGGCATGTTCATTGCCCTGATTTTTGCGGGTGTGATGAACGTTTCAAGTTATTGGTTTTCGGATAAGATTGTTTTGAAAATGTACCGGGCCCAGCCCCTGGAGCGCTCCCAGGCACCGGGTCTGTATGATACCGTAGCGCGCCTTGCCCGCCAGGCAGGTCTGCCCATGCCAAAGGTGTACCTGATTCCAGAATCGGCCCCCAATGCCTTTGCCACGGGCCGGAATCCCGAACATGCCGTGGTTGCCGTGACCCAGGGGCTGATGAACATGATGAACCAGGAGGAGCTTGAAGGGGTCCTGGCCCATGAACTGGGCCATGTGAAAAATCGGGATATTCTTATCTCTACCATTGTGGCCACCCTGGCCGGGGCCATCATGTGGATTGCCTCAATTGCCCGGTTTTCTGCCTTTTTCGGTGGTTCGGATGATGAGGAGGGCGGCCTTGGTTTCATTGGTGTGCTGGTGGTCTCCATGGTGGCGCCCATTGCCGCTATGATCGTTCAGATGGCCGTGTCCAGATCCCGGGAATACCTGGCCGATGCCACCGCCGCAAGTATTACAGGGAACCCCAGCGGCCTGGCTTCGGCCCTGTCAAAGCTGGGCGGCTTCAGCCGCAGCCACACCCAGGTGGATGCCAGTCCGGCAACCGCCCATATGTTTATAGTGAATCCGTTGACCGGCAGGCAGATGATGAATCTGTTTTCCACCCACCCCCCCATTGAAGACCGTGTGGCAAAACTTATGGGCTCCCGGCCGTCCGGCCCTAATTTCGGCCGGGGAAATAGAGAGGATCATTCCGGCGGCACGACCATGGAAGACCAGGGCCGGTCATTCTGGGACAATATGTCCTGA
- a CDS encoding L-serine ammonia-lyase, iron-sulfur-dependent, subunit alpha, whose translation MVFSLKEILRLQVAPALGCTEPVAVALAAAAAASLIDHRPFDAIEAWVDPNIFKNGMAVTIPGSNNLSGLDTAAALGAFGGDPTRGLEALDAVSEHILDQVSGFCLAPSVPVHLLDDIQGICVRVRITAGGRQAEAEIREFHDQIVRLTVDGKDLETHPLLFKVGQDDAPDRSDVEAWIKGLTLDELVALVDQLDEEDRAFLKEGVQINMRLAEHGLKHGPGLGIGRAFERLSRQNLICKDMVLAARMLAAAAADARMDGVNLPAMSSAGSGNHGLTAVLPIWAVKDHLTCSEDVVIEALGLSHMITAYIKAYTGRLTAICGCSVAAGAGAAAGVAYLLGGTTAHIAGAISNIIEDLAGVICDGAKPGCALKLATAAGTAVQSALFALQGVRVRPNGITGLSPEQTMQNIGTLSREGMIETDRTILKIMIEKKFTQNL comes from the coding sequence ATGGTATTTTCATTGAAAGAGATCTTAAGGCTCCAGGTTGCGCCGGCACTTGGGTGTACAGAGCCCGTGGCCGTGGCACTGGCTGCGGCCGCGGCCGCTTCCCTGATTGACCATAGGCCCTTTGACGCCATTGAAGCCTGGGTGGACCCCAATATTTTTAAAAACGGCATGGCCGTGACCATTCCGGGTTCCAACAATTTGTCGGGTTTGGATACGGCCGCAGCCCTGGGCGCATTCGGCGGTGACCCGACACGGGGCCTGGAAGCGCTGGACGCTGTGTCTGAACACATTCTGGATCAGGTGTCTGGGTTTTGTCTGGCGCCTTCCGTGCCCGTCCATCTGCTTGATGATATTCAGGGCATCTGTGTGCGGGTGCGCATAACGGCCGGCGGCCGGCAGGCCGAAGCTGAAATCAGGGAGTTTCACGACCAGATCGTCCGGCTGACCGTGGACGGAAAAGATCTTGAAACCCATCCCCTATTGTTCAAGGTGGGGCAAGACGACGCGCCCGACCGGAGTGATGTGGAAGCGTGGATCAAAGGTCTGACCCTGGATGAACTTGTGGCCCTTGTGGATCAGCTGGACGAAGAGGATCGAGCATTTCTCAAAGAGGGGGTGCAGATCAATATGCGCCTGGCGGAGCACGGCTTGAAACACGGGCCGGGGCTCGGCATCGGCAGGGCCTTTGAACGGCTGAGCCGCCAGAATCTGATCTGTAAGGATATGGTGCTTGCCGCCCGCATGCTGGCCGCTGCCGCAGCCGATGCCAGGATGGACGGGGTCAACCTGCCGGCCATGAGTTCAGCCGGCAGCGGAAATCACGGATTGACGGCTGTTCTGCCGATCTGGGCGGTGAAAGATCATCTGACCTGCTCCGAGGACGTCGTCATCGAAGCCCTGGGGCTAAGCCACATGATAACAGCCTATATCAAAGCCTACACCGGGCGGCTGACGGCCATCTGCGGTTGTTCCGTGGCCGCCGGGGCCGGTGCCGCCGCCGGCGTGGCCTATCTTTTGGGGGGCACCACGGCGCACATTGCCGGGGCCATCTCCAATATTATCGAAGATCTGGCCGGGGTGATCTGTGACGGCGCCAAACCCGGATGCGCCCTGAAATTGGCCACAGCCGCCGGAACAGCAGTTCAATCCGCCCTGTTCGCCCTCCAGGGGGTCCGGGTCCGGCCCAACGGCATCACCGGCCTATCGCCTGAACAAACAATGCAGAATATCGGTACCCTCTCCAGGGAAGGCATGATCGAAACAGACCGAACAATCCTTAAAATCATGATCGAAAAAAAATTTACCCAAAATCTGTGA